In Deinococcus reticulitermitis, a single genomic region encodes these proteins:
- a CDS encoding 30S ribosomal protein S1 yields the protein MEDNTQTPAVNGGTQPATGTEATDTQVSQAEQTQTAALAAQQEHAEAQVAQGEQARQQEHAAKTQAQQEREYPEMTMEDILAAEAQEPQAVTRGDIVDGTVVFIGQEGIAVDIGAKVEGVIPLNQLGEEAVTLEQAQEMYKPGDAIEAYVVRVDMPNNQIVLSKKRAEQDKGWRVLERMQEADEAFEVEVLEKVRGGLVAQVEGIRAFLPASQVDTRRVNDLDPYVGKPLQVKLIELNRKRNRVIISHRAIMEAEKAKAREATVGKLESGAQFEGEVVEITDFGVFVNLGGIDGLVHRSELTYGRFNHPRDVVKVGDKVQVQVIDVDEGRERINLSMKALTQDPWEGAVDRYTIGQKVKGKVTNLTNFGAFVELESGLEGLVHVSEMSWTKRVRHPNEVMKEGDEIEAVILRIDPKDRRISLGIRQTTDDPWSALPDRYPPGTPVKGKITGMTDFGVFMEIEEGIEGLIHISELDLNRVNNPADLFKKGDEIEAMILNIDPVEQRASLSRRRFLGGGPVPQRGGDRDYVSQGGGSRRDSTFGGGPRGGRGGRGGGADYTYNAKDAQQGGKISTKLGDVYADLFAQFGLGSDKKDENKSEE from the coding sequence ATGGAAGACAACACCCAGACCCCCGCTGTGAATGGCGGGACTCAGCCCGCGACGGGCACCGAAGCGACCGACACCCAGGTGAGCCAGGCAGAGCAGACCCAAACTGCTGCCCTGGCGGCCCAGCAGGAGCACGCCGAGGCCCAAGTCGCGCAAGGTGAGCAGGCCCGTCAGCAGGAGCACGCCGCCAAGACCCAGGCGCAGCAGGAGCGCGAGTACCCCGAGATGACGATGGAAGACATCCTCGCCGCCGAGGCGCAGGAACCCCAGGCCGTGACCCGGGGAGACATCGTGGACGGTACTGTGGTCTTTATCGGCCAGGAAGGGATTGCGGTCGATATCGGCGCGAAGGTCGAGGGCGTCATTCCCCTCAACCAGCTCGGCGAAGAAGCCGTGACGCTGGAGCAGGCCCAGGAGATGTACAAGCCCGGCGACGCCATCGAAGCGTACGTCGTGCGCGTGGACATGCCCAACAACCAGATCGTGCTTTCCAAAAAGCGCGCCGAGCAGGACAAGGGCTGGCGCGTGCTGGAGCGCATGCAGGAGGCCGACGAGGCTTTCGAAGTCGAAGTGCTTGAAAAAGTGCGTGGCGGCCTCGTCGCGCAGGTCGAGGGCATCCGGGCCTTCCTGCCGGCCTCGCAGGTGGACACCCGCCGGGTCAACGACCTTGACCCCTATGTGGGCAAGCCCCTGCAGGTCAAGCTGATCGAACTCAACCGCAAGCGCAACCGCGTGATCATCAGCCACCGTGCGATCATGGAGGCCGAAAAGGCCAAGGCGCGCGAAGCGACGGTCGGCAAGCTGGAGTCGGGCGCGCAGTTTGAAGGTGAAGTCGTCGAGATCACCGATTTCGGCGTGTTCGTCAACCTCGGCGGCATCGACGGGCTGGTGCACCGCAGCGAGCTGACCTATGGGCGCTTCAACCATCCCCGCGACGTGGTCAAGGTGGGCGACAAGGTCCAGGTGCAGGTCATCGACGTCGACGAGGGCCGCGAGCGCATCAACCTGTCCATGAAGGCTCTGACCCAGGACCCCTGGGAAGGCGCGGTGGACCGCTACACCATCGGTCAGAAAGTCAAGGGCAAGGTCACCAACCTCACCAACTTCGGCGCCTTCGTGGAGCTCGAGTCGGGTCTCGAAGGGCTGGTGCACGTCAGCGAGATGAGCTGGACCAAGCGCGTGCGTCACCCCAACGAAGTCATGAAGGAAGGCGACGAGATCGAGGCCGTGATTCTGCGCATCGATCCCAAGGACCGGCGCATCAGCCTCGGGATTCGTCAGACCACCGATGATCCCTGGAGCGCGCTGCCTGACCGCTACCCGCCCGGCACCCCGGTCAAGGGCAAGATCACCGGCATGACCGACTTCGGCGTGTTCATGGAGATCGAAGAAGGCATCGAGGGCCTGATCCACATCAGCGAGCTCGACCTCAACCGCGTCAACAACCCTGCCGACTTGTTCAAGAAGGGTGACGAGATCGAGGCCATGATCCTGAACATCGACCCCGTGGAGCAGCGCGCCAGCCTGAGCCGTCGCCGGTTCCTCGGTGGTGGCCCGGTGCCGCAGCGTGGTGGCGACCGCGACTACGTCTCGCAGGGCGGCGGCAGCCGGCGCGATTCCACCTTCGGTGGCGGTCCGCGCGGCGGGCGCGGTGGGCGCGGCGGTGGCGCCGACTACACCTACAACGCCAAGGACGCGCAGCAAGGCGGCAAGATCAGCACCAAGCTGGGCGACGTCTACGCCGACCTCTTCGCGCAGTTCGGCCTGGGCAGCGACAAGAAGGACGAGAACAAGAGCGAGGAGTAA
- the trxB gene encoding thioredoxin-disulfide reductase, which yields MTASAHDYDVVIIGGGPAGLTAAIYTGRANLSTVVLEKGLPGGQIAQTEEVENYPGFPEPIAGMELASRMQQQAEKFGARIEMEEVEGVTHTSGASDYPFTVKGYGASYRAKSVILATGANPRRLYVPGEEKFWGKGVSTCATCDGFFYRGKKVVVVGGGDAAVEEGLFLTKFADEVTVIHRRDTLRANKSAQARAFSNPKMKFVWNTVVEEIEGEDHVTGVRLRDLTTGEVSDFPTDGVFVFIGHIPNTDFVKDTVKLRDDGYVEVRDEIYTSVPMLFAAGDVSDYVYRQLATSVGAGTRAAMSAERALAAIGEEGEGVAAD from the coding sequence ATGACGGCTTCTGCACACGACTATGACGTGGTGATTATCGGGGGCGGCCCAGCGGGCCTCACAGCGGCCATCTACACGGGCCGCGCCAACCTCAGCACCGTGGTTCTGGAAAAGGGTCTCCCTGGCGGCCAGATCGCCCAGACCGAGGAAGTCGAGAACTACCCTGGCTTTCCTGAGCCGATCGCAGGCATGGAGCTCGCGAGCCGCATGCAGCAGCAGGCCGAGAAGTTCGGGGCCAGGATTGAGATGGAGGAGGTCGAGGGCGTCACCCATACCTCAGGCGCCAGCGACTACCCGTTCACGGTCAAGGGATACGGCGCCTCATACCGTGCCAAGAGCGTGATCCTGGCGACCGGGGCCAACCCCCGCCGGCTGTACGTGCCCGGCGAGGAGAAGTTCTGGGGGAAGGGCGTGAGCACTTGCGCCACCTGCGACGGCTTTTTCTACCGGGGCAAGAAAGTGGTTGTGGTGGGGGGTGGAGACGCCGCGGTCGAGGAAGGCCTGTTCCTGACCAAATTCGCCGACGAGGTCACGGTGATTCACCGCCGCGACACCCTGCGTGCCAACAAGTCGGCCCAGGCGCGCGCGTTTTCCAACCCCAAGATGAAGTTCGTCTGGAATACGGTGGTCGAGGAGATTGAAGGCGAGGACCACGTCACCGGCGTGCGGCTGCGTGATCTCACGACTGGCGAGGTCAGCGACTTCCCGACCGATGGCGTCTTCGTCTTCATCGGCCACATTCCCAACACCGACTTTGTCAAGGACACGGTCAAACTCCGTGACGACGGCTACGTCGAGGTGCGCGACGAGATCTACACCAGCGTGCCGATGCTCTTTGCGGCGGGCGACGTCTCCGACTACGTCTACCGTCAACTTGCGACGAGCGTGGGCGCTGGCACCCGGGCGGCGATGAGCGCGGAGCGGGCGTTGGCCGCCATCGGTGAAGAGGGCGAAGGCGTCGCGGCAGACTGA
- a CDS encoding HD domain-containing protein yields the protein MPVSPLDRLRRKVLGYLGKVGRLARSLHPDAASPDDVWAQTLLTPAEARVYLGMDPRDREHACRVARHLQSDFPRASPELLAAALLHDCGKSLRPYRVAERVLVGLLPTRLARLLPTVGPIGIRAFHPELGAELLAHAGARLRVAQLVARHHASVGDPEAALLHRYDELE from the coding sequence ATGCCCGTTTCGCCGCTTGACCGGCTGCGCCGGAAAGTCCTGGGGTATCTGGGCAAAGTGGGCCGCCTCGCGCGCAGCCTGCACCCGGACGCCGCGTCGCCTGACGATGTCTGGGCCCAGACCCTCCTCACGCCCGCTGAGGCGCGGGTGTACCTGGGCATGGACCCCCGTGACCGCGAGCATGCCTGCCGCGTCGCCCGGCACCTCCAGAGCGACTTTCCCCGCGCCTCGCCCGAACTGCTCGCTGCCGCGCTCCTGCACGACTGCGGCAAGAGTCTGCGCCCCTACCGCGTCGCTGAGCGTGTCCTCGTGGGGCTGCTTCCCACACGCCTCGCCCGCCTGCTTCCCACGGTCGGTCCCATCGGCATTCGCGCCTTTCATCCTGAACTCGGTGCCGAACTGCTGGCCCACGCCGGAGCGCGGCTGCGGGTGGCGCAACTTGTTGCCCGGCACCACGCCTCAGTGGGAGACCCGGAAGCCGCCCTGCTGCACCGGTACGACGAACTGGAGTAA
- a CDS encoding complex I NDUFA9 subunit family protein yields MADASGQDQGEQIPGRHISRVLVTGASGFVGRAVVDELTRRGYDVFAGSRSGRGVGRGVGLKCDVTKEKSVVQAVRDADPDAVIHLVGIIAEAGKQTFERVHIEGTRHVIAAIRELEEKREAAYKNRRGDEVERPRPIRYLHMSALGADILSESGYSASKGEAEGLVRISRLPWTIFRPSLIFGVGDDFFGRVLKELVTTAPIVPQIGNGSFPFRPVSIEDVTKAFAEALVRPETIGQTYDLTGPEEFTFRQLLDAEQAALGQNKRVVPVPLALMDRLVPLMNLLPKPPITRDQYAMLKAGNTAPNEPARRAFDLPMWRLRDRLPQILRR; encoded by the coding sequence ATGGCAGACGCAAGTGGGCAGGACCAGGGCGAGCAGATTCCAGGGAGACACATCAGCCGCGTTCTCGTGACGGGAGCGAGCGGTTTCGTGGGGCGCGCGGTGGTGGACGAACTCACGCGCCGGGGTTACGACGTGTTCGCCGGCTCGCGCTCGGGCCGGGGCGTCGGGCGCGGCGTGGGCCTCAAATGCGACGTGACGAAAGAAAAGAGCGTCGTTCAGGCGGTGCGCGACGCTGACCCCGACGCCGTCATCCACCTCGTCGGCATCATCGCCGAAGCGGGCAAACAAACCTTTGAGCGCGTGCATATCGAGGGCACCCGCCACGTGATCGCCGCGATTCGGGAGCTGGAGGAAAAGCGCGAGGCCGCCTACAAGAACCGCCGGGGCGACGAGGTGGAGCGCCCCCGGCCTATCCGCTACCTGCACATGAGCGCGCTGGGCGCCGACATCCTGAGCGAGAGCGGGTACTCGGCCAGCAAGGGCGAGGCCGAGGGGCTCGTGCGGATCAGCCGCCTGCCGTGGACGATCTTCCGGCCCAGCCTGATTTTCGGCGTGGGTGACGATTTCTTCGGGCGGGTACTCAAAGAGCTCGTGACCACCGCGCCTATCGTGCCGCAGATCGGGAACGGCTCATTTCCCTTCCGCCCCGTGAGCATCGAGGACGTGACAAAAGCCTTTGCCGAAGCCCTGGTGCGGCCCGAGACCATCGGCCAGACCTATGACCTGACCGGCCCGGAGGAATTCACCTTTCGCCAGCTGCTTGACGCCGAGCAGGCGGCCCTCGGGCAGAACAAGCGCGTTGTCCCGGTGCCGCTCGCCCTGATGGACCGCCTGGTGCCGCTGATGAATCTGCTGCCCAAGCCGCCGATCACCCGCGACCAGTACGCGATGCTCAAGGCCGGCAACACGGCGCCGAACGAACCGGCCCGCCGCGCCTTCGACCTGCCCATGTGGCGGCTGCGCGACCGCTTGCCGCAGATCTTGCGGCGCTGA
- a CDS encoding TetR/AcrR family transcriptional regulator — MPYPAKLTTDQILDAAQTLLETQGAEALTMRSLAQVLGVQASSLYRHHASRDVLLLALSDRAALELLDTLLDVSRGLSPRAALEGAAQAYLDYARSHPNLYALLLLKRGPLSSDQLARSAGKQLWNGFLRLVGALSGDPDDTDHAVAYWTLLHGFAELERSGAFGASGPRGGLDVGLTAILDHMEAAAG; from the coding sequence ATGCCTTATCCGGCCAAGCTCACTACGGATCAAATTCTTGACGCGGCGCAGACCCTCCTCGAAACCCAGGGGGCCGAGGCCCTGACCATGAGGAGTCTGGCGCAGGTGCTGGGGGTGCAGGCCAGCAGCCTCTACCGTCATCACGCCAGTCGCGACGTGTTGCTGCTGGCTCTCAGTGACCGGGCGGCCCTGGAGTTGCTGGATACGCTGCTCGACGTTTCGCGCGGCCTCAGTCCACGCGCCGCGCTCGAAGGAGCGGCCCAGGCCTATCTGGACTACGCCCGCTCTCATCCGAACCTTTATGCCCTCCTGCTCCTCAAAAGGGGGCCGCTGTCCTCTGACCAACTGGCCCGGAGTGCTGGAAAACAGCTCTGGAATGGATTCTTGCGCCTCGTCGGCGCCCTCAGTGGCGATCCTGACGACACGGACCATGCAGTGGCGTACTGGACCTTGCTGCATGGATTTGCTGAGCTGGAACGCAGCGGAGCGTTCGGTGCAAGTGGGCCTCGGGGCGGGCTAGATGTCGGGTTGACCGCCATCCTGGATCATATGGAAGCTGCGGCAGGGTAA